A part of Tistrella mobilis genomic DNA contains:
- a CDS encoding GTP-binding protein, translating to MGKEKFERSKPHVNIGTIGHVDHGKTTLTAAITKVLAETG from the coding sequence ATGGGTAAGGAAAAGTTCGAGCGCAGCAAGCCGCACGTGAACATCGGCACGATCGGTCACGTGGACCATGGCAAGACGACGCTGACGGCTGCGATCACGAAGGTTCTGGCCGAGACGGGCG